A part of Penaeus vannamei isolate JL-2024 chromosome 1, ASM4276789v1, whole genome shotgun sequence genomic DNA contains:
- the LOC138862309 gene encoding uncharacterized protein (The sequence of the model RefSeq protein was modified relative to this genomic sequence to represent the inferred CDS: added 78 bases not found in genome assembly), which translates to MSKRLRMRFRRRDREGYEASTIFTSAVRSLFLPLLDTSGESDQAEPKKKKGSGQKSERKQPPQVPEEKPLVNDAEECGDAESPRRPSAVSIPRIDVPQESEEVVPVQLVLPSDDQPSSGLQPISTEFRQVSPTFRRGRFSITELEVVNIDTEKLRKIRAESDGQEQSPSPSGKEDSKDDTTDDDKPVQSSADAKSAQDKDDSGVSSSSGCDKTDTQDQPSNTDLPQNQQERPATPQPESESRKSPSLSPVDKDSRNGFFIPTTPTVRRGRFNVTQLEISTSESSCGRSDKPQPDDTCYNIDDLRDDEKEDDEQTSHSFAKPLKSILRRHSDADTTTLDSETVAMLAEDAAGGATDEDARTPSTEEEEGEQESSALARLPFTPRHLDDILQPPVHLQRKKSVRFTEPMLDKICFAPARVDERDKNTMNGGSDSTD; encoded by the coding sequence ATGTCGAAAAGACTACGAATGCGGTTTCGGCGGCGCGACCGGGAGGGCTACGAGGCGTCCACGATCTTCACGAGCGCCGTGCGatccctgttcctccccctcctggacACCTCGGGGGAATCCGACCAAGCGGAGcccaagaagaagaaaggcagcGGCCAGAAGTCCGAGCGCAAGCAGCCCCCTCAAGTCCCCGAAGAGAAACCTCTGGTGAATGATGCTGAGGAATGCGGTGATGCTGAGTCGCCGCGTCGCCCGTCCGCCGTCAGCATTCCCCGCATTGACGTGCCGCAGGAGAGCGAGGAGGTCGTACCTGTGCAACTCGTTCTGCCCTCCGACGACCAGCCCAGCTCTGGCCTTCAGCCCATTTCGACGGAATTTCGACAAGTCTCCCCCACGTTCCGTCGGGGCAGATTTTCTATCACGGAACTCGAAGTAGTGAATATAGACACCGAAAAACTTAGGAAAATAAGGGCAGAAAGTGATGGGCAGGAGCAGTCGCCATCGCCTTCTGGGAAAGAGGACAGTAAAGATGATACGACTGACGACGACAAACCCGTTCAGAGCAGTGCCGATGCCAAGTCCGCTCAGGACAAAGATGACAGCGGCGTGTCATCGTCCTCAGGCTGCGACAAAACGGACACGCAGGACCAGCCCAGCAACACGGACCTCCCACAAAACCAGCAGGAAAGGCCCGCGACGCCACAGCCAGAAAGCGAGTCCAGGAAGAGTCCCAGCCTGAGCCCGGTGGACAAGGACAGTCGCAACGGGTTCTTCATCCCGACCACGCCCACCGTTCGCCGCGGGCGCTTCAACGTGACGCAGCTCGAGATCAGCACTTCGGAGAGCTCGTGCGGGCGGTCCGACAAGCCCCAGCCCGACGACACGTGCTACAACATAGACGACCTCCGGGACGACGAAAAGGAAGACGACGAGCAGACCAGCCACAGTTTCGCGAAGCCCCTGAAGAGCATCCTCAGAAGGCACTCCGATGCCGACACCACGACGCTGGACTCCGAGACGGTGGCGATGCTGGCGGAGGACGCGGCGGGGGGCGCCACGGACGAGGACGCCAGGACCCCctccacggaggaggaggagggcgagcagGAGAGCTCGGCGCTGGCTCGCCTCCCCTTCACCCCGCGCCACCTGGACGACATCCTGCAGCCTCCGGTGCACCTCCAGCGGAAGAAGAGCGTCAGGTTCACCGAGCCGATGCTAG